Below is a genomic region from Brassica oleracea var. oleracea cultivar TO1000 chromosome C9, BOL, whole genome shotgun sequence.
ACTTGATGGTAAGACACCGTATGAGGCTTTAAAGAAAAGAAAACCTAATCTTAGTCATCTAAAGGTATTTGGTTGTGTGTGCTATGCACAAACAAACAAAGTGGGGCGCAAGAAGTTAGATGACAGAACACGAGTACTTGTTCATTTAGGCACGAAACCTGGATCAAAAGCTTGTCGCTTGGTTGATCCATTGAGTAAGCGTATCGTAGTAAGCCGTAATGTCTTGTTCGATGAGGAGAAGGAATGGAACTGGAGACAAACAGAGGAAACATAGCAGTGTGATCCGGGATCGTTTACGTTTGATCTAAAGAGTTTGAGTGATGGTTCTGATGAGCTTGGAACTCCTGTGGGAGCTTATGAAGATGATGGAGACGAGGGCTTGGTCGATGTTGATGACGAAGAGCTAACAGACGATGAAGAAGAGAGCTCCCAACCAAGGAGATCATCACGTGTAAGTACAAGACCATCATACCTTGATGATTATGTTCTATTTTCTGAGATAGAAGGAGAACGGTTATTGTTGATTATAAACGAAGAACCTTGGGACTTTAGCGAGGCCAAAAGCTTGAAGGTATGGATTGACGCTTGCAAGGATGAACTATTGTCTATTGAAAAAAATAAAACATGGGATCTAGTGGAGGTGCCTGATGGTGTGAAACCTATTGGTCTCAAGTGGGTTTTTAAAATCAAACGAAACGCAGATGGGAGCATTAGTAAGTATAAAGCGCGCCTCGTAGCAAAAGGTTATGTTCAGAGACATGGTGTGGACTTTGATGAAGTCTTCGCTTCAGTAGCTCGTGTGGAAACCATACGTTTGATCATTGCTCTAGCAGCCTCAAATGGATGGGAGATACATCATCTAGATGTTAAGACAGCATTCCTACATGGACATCTTAAAGAGGAAGTATACGTTACTCAACCGGAAGGGTTTGTTGTGCAAGGAGAAGAACAGAAGGTATACAAACTTAAGAAAGCTCTTTATGGTCTGCGTCAAGCTCCTAGGGCCTGGAACATCAAATTGAATCAGATTCTGCGAGTACTAAAGTTTGAAAGATGCTCAAAAGAACCGTCGCTGTACCGTAAAGTAGTGAAACAAGAGCTTCTTGTTGTAGTGGTCTATGTGGATGACTTACTAGTTACAGGATCATCACTTCGTTTGATACAAGAGTTCAAGTTAGAGATGGCCGCCAAATTCGAGATGAGTGATCTTGGACCTCTTACATACTACTTGGGGATATAATTTGTCAATATGAAGGCAGCATTATATTGAAGCAAGACCGATATGCGCGTTGAATACTAGAAGAAACTGGTNNNNNNNNNNNNNNNNNNNNNNNNNNNNNNNNNNNNNNNNNNNNNNNNNNNNNNNNNNNNNNNNNNNNNNNNNNNNNNNNNNNNNNNNNNNNNNNNNNNNNNNNNNNNNNNNNNNNNNNNNNNNNNNNNNNNNNNNNNNNNNNNNNNNNNNNNNNNNNNNNNNNNNNNNNNNNNNNNNNNNNNNNNNNNNNNNNNNNNNNNNNNNNNNNNNNNNNNNNNNNNNNNNNNNNNNNNNNNNNNNNNNNNNNNNNNNNNNNNNNNNNNNNNNNNNNNNNNNNNNNNNNNNNNNNNNNNNNNNNNNNNNNNNNNNNNNNNNNNNNNNNNNNNNNNNNNNNNNNNNNNNNNNNNNNNNNNNNNNNNNNNNNNNNNNNNNNNNNNNNNNNNNNNNNNNNNNNNNNNNNNNNNNNNNNNNNNNNNNNNNNNNNNNNNNNNNNNNNNNNNNNNNNNNNNNNNNNNNNNNNNNNNNNNNNNNNNNNNNNNNNNNNNNNNNNNNNNNNNNNNNNNNNNNNNNNNNNNNNNNNNNNNNNNNNNNNNNNNNNNNNNNNNNNNNNNNNNNNNNNNNNNNNNNNNNNNNNNNNNNNNNNNNNNNNNNNNNNNNNNNNNNNNNNNNNNNNNNNNNNNNNNNNNNNNNNNNNNNNNNNNNNNNNNNNNNNNNNNNNNNNNNNNNNNNNNNNNNNNNNNNNNNNNNNNNNNNNNNNNNNNNNNNNNNNNNNNNNNNNNNNNNNNNNNNNNNNNNNNNNNNNNNNNNNNNNNNNNNNNNNNNNNNNNNNNTCATTTAACCAATGTTCGAGGATTATAATATCAAATTATTTGGAATAAAAATTCTTAAATTCTTAAAAATAAAAAGATGGATTTAAAAAAATATATATTTTTGAAAATAAAGTTTTCAAAAAATTGGAAAAAGAAATTTTGAAAAAATAACTTTTTGATTATTTAGTTATTAAATATATTAACTTAACGGGTTAATAGAGTATTCGTTAATTTAGGTAAAACACTATCTAACAAATTAATTATCCATTTAAAACCTGCTAAGAAAACCAATTTTAACATCCTATTTGTGGTTTATGTTTACAAGTGTCAAGACCCGAAATAGAAATACAATAATTCTGAAAAATAGAACATTATCATTTTTCTTTTTGAACATAAAAAAAATTAAACATTTTTTTTTTGAATGAAAAATAAAACATTATCATTTTTCTTACAATGGTTTTTGCTATAAGCCAAAACCTATAACTACGTCCAACGAAAACATATGGCTTTCCTTTCGTCAACCCTTTTATTCGGAATGAAATACGAAGTAAACGCAAAGATACCACCTACAAGCAAACGAGTTGTTCAAAAAAAAAAAAAAACATAAAAGCAAACGAAAAAATCACAATCATATTGACCTCTTAAGGCAAAGACTTGAAAGATAAACCGTTGATAGTGGCACCTCCGTCAACGCAGATAACCTGACCCGTTATATACGAAGCTGCCGGGAAACACAGAAACGCAACAAGCGATGAGACTTCATTTGCCTCCCCAACACGTCCCATTGGTGTCTTCGTCTCCACTTCTTTTTTTAACTCTTCATGATCCATAAACTAATTAAGAGATTTTGAGATAAGTTAAACTTCAAATGTAATTTTCTTATTCTATTCATAGCATTAAGAGTGTTCCAAAAAAAAAAAAAAATCATAGCATTAAGGAAAACTTTGTATTTTTTTTTTAATCTATTTATTGCCTTACTTTGTTTGCTAAAGGAGTCGCTATGAACCATGGACACACAGAGTTAACCCTTATGCTGTCACTTGCCCACTCACATGCTAAGTTTCTTGCTAGCTGATTCATAGCTCCTGCAACGCGTGAACATATATATATTCTCAAATTTATGTTAGCCTTAGAGCAATAATTGTTTGAGTGTAAGTATATACCTTTAGTAGCTCCGTAGATGGATCCAACATTGACATGCACAACCCCAGCAGCGGAGGACATAAACACGATGCTCCCTGAACCAGAAGCTTTCAAAAAAGGATGGGCGAGCTGTGAGAGATGAAAAGCAGATTCGAGATTTGTTGCCATCAGAAACGAGAAGTCTTCTGCACTAAACTCTGTGGTCGGCTTTGTTATACAAGTTCCCGCATTGTTTACCTATATGTATATGTATATAGACACAAATCAAACACAATAGATAACAACATCATTTGATCTTGCTAATGATCTTTTCTTGTACATAAACTTACAAGGATGTTGAGTTTTCCTTGGAAGAGAGTGGAAACGGTTTCCATGAGTTTCTCTCGTTGGACACGAGAAGAAACATCGCAAACAGAAGTGGTAACCTGAAACCCTTTTGCTTGCCATTCAAGTAAGCATTCTTGAAGCTGAGTTTCGTCTCTGGCACATGTGTGGACTCTTGCTCCCAACATGGCTAGTTCTTCCACCACAGCCTCCCTATTCACAGCAAACATGCAATGTTACTTATACATCACTAAGCCTTTCTCTTTTGAGGAAAAGCGTTCATAATTAATTAAACATCAATATAATTATATATAGATCTATGATTGAATTGAGAAATAAAATCAATTATAATAATTAGTTTAGCATATGAAATATGAGGAATTTGGACTGACCCGAGGCCTTTGGAGCCACCGGTGACAAGAGCAGTCATGCCTCTAAGGCTCCATCTAGATATGTCTCTCGATTTTTCTCCTGTCTCACTCATTTTTGGTTGGTTATGAGTTCTTCTGCGAAGATCACTTATCTTATAGAAAATAATTTCTTTTTTGTTTAAACAGGTGTTGGCCTTGTGGTCCACCACCTAGGTCCGACGCCAGCTTTTGTGTACCTTTTTACGGGCCCTGGACATGCTTCCCCCTCCACGCGAATCGAATAGCCGACCTCCCCTCCCCAAGGAGGTCCTGGATATCTTATAGAAAATATTACGTGTTTGTTTTGAACTTCGAAACCAAAATTCAACATTATGACAGTAAATATCTTTTTCTTCAAATGGACAATTTTTACGGAAAATTCCACATTGTAATAATCACCTTTTTTGTTGAATGGAAAATCTTTCACTAATTTTCACATTATGATAATCAAGCAGAGTTCGTGGGTATAGTATTAGTGCCACATGGGTTTATTCCTTGATTCAATTATTTTGTCTACTTCGTTTTCAAATAAATTTGTTACCTTTTTTTGTTCTTCCCATTTTACTCCTTTTAAAATATTATTACTAATAATTTTTATAAACACGGAAATGAATCACAATCACAATTACAAAATAAAATATTTTTGAAAATAAATCAATACTATAAAAGATGTATATTTAAATGTTTAGTGTTGGCAATTAGACTGTCCACCGCCCTGATACTTTAACTGTTTACTTGATTACCTTATGTTTTTTTTTTAATTAGTTCTCTATCTAAATAGCTTTTTAACACTATCTCGTTAAAAAATGAATATCATGTCATTTATTTGAATACGTCTCCTTATTTGCCCAATAAATAGCATCACATAATATGGGACCTCGTTCCATATGGACCCATACAATTTTTATTTTTACTCCACTTGTTATTTAATCAAGTATAATTTTGCAATTCCCCCCTGATAAGTTTATTAGTCAACAAACCCTACCGATTAGTGCTCTAGGAACCAGAATAACGCCGGACTGGGAAGGAACTGTGCGGTCTCTCACACGGAAGAGGCTCCGCTCCGCAAACCGGTCACCATTCTTTTTCGCTTAGCTTTTCAAGCGAGTGTCTATTGAATATGGAACGCAATGGTCAAAGACATCAACAACCTCTTCATTCTCCGCTGTTTATCGCAAACCAAATTGACCAAGAGTTTCGGAGTAGGATCGAGGCGGACGCAGAGAGGAAGAGACGGGGTCACGTGCCCCCATCTACTTTTTATTTTTCTTTGACGAGTCGTATGAAATCTATATAACTGCTCATTATCCTAAAGTAAAACATAGTGAAAAAGTTTACTGTGCCCCCAGTTAAATTCAATCCTACATCCGCTACTCCGATCGAATCCCTCCCCCCCTGGAGGTGACAATTACTCGAAGCTACTCAAGATGGATTTCTGCAAGTTAAATCCCAAGGCTATAAGGATCTCTCTATCGCCATAGCCTCCCTATTTTTTTTTTTCAGTTGTACCAGCCTGCTCTGTTTTTCTTTTACACGTGATCCTTGCTGGTATGTGTACATAACAATATTTTGTTCTTTGTTGATTAATATAAGAGAAATTGGACTTTATAACCATAATTTTTTTTTATTATTCACCAAATAACCATAGGGTGCAAGTGCTATAATATAATTCATATTAGTTGAAGAAAGAGACCAACGTACCTTTGACTCTAAACATGTATGATATCAGATAAAAAAAACAACAAGTATGATAAAGTAAAAAAGTATGGCAAATAAAATAGAAAAGTAAATCATATGTAAAGGAAATTGTATATTGCGGTACTTGCAGGGCATGGTTCAGATTGGATGTTTATGAGAAAGGTTTTGTTCGATGTTTTCTGAAAAATCAAGGCTACAGTGGTGGTAGATTGAGGTGAAAGACCGATAGAGAAAGAAAAAATGATATTGATATCAAGGTAATTGTTTTCAAAGTGTAAGAAAAAAATCAAAGATGCGTTGGAGAAAACGATTGATTTTGACGCATTCTTTTTTTCGTTTGGCGCATTCTATACTATTTGTATTATAGAATAGTATAGTTTTTTTATGTGTATTAATATATTATTTTGAGTAAGATATTGATCGAATAGTCTTGAACGTGACATCTCTAATTGTATTTTCAAACTTATATTATTGCTAAAGAATTTGAACCATATTTTATCTATATTACACTATTTTGTCTATTTGTCTTCGTAATACTGTTTTTTTTTGTTTATCGTCTTCTTCGTAGAGTTTTTAACTAATATTATAGTATACTATTTTATTTCGTAGAAATAGTATAATATATTAAAACAAATTTTTTTTTCTCTTTGATTTTTTTTTCTTTCTCATTCTTCTCCTCATACTTCTCTCCCTTCTCCTTACCCTCTCTCCCCAGCCCCTCCCGTTTAGTTTTTTTGCTTCATTCTCATTCCTTTTCCTTATTCTTTTCCTCATATTCATTCTGCTTCTTTTCTTTTTTGCTTTCTTCCTTTTTCTGTTATATCTCTTATTTCTTACTCTCTTCTTCCTTCACCTTTTTTTCCTATTATCTTTGCAGTTAAATAGATGTAACAAATGAATAATATACATTGTATTGATATAAACTTATTAAACTATACTACTTGTGTAATATATACAATATAATATGCAAGTTGTATGTATCATAAAACACAAACCCATCCGTAGAAAAGGATATTTTTTTTCAAATTTTGTGTAAAATCGTCCCATCCTTCACTTGCTTTATTACAAGGTCATTTAGTTAATATTTTCTCTCAATATGGTTAGTAGGCAAATGAACCCTTGATATAATCACACATTTCAACAAAAAAAAAAACCACACCGACTAGTCTACTAATTGACATGACATTTGTGCAACTAGTCTTTAAATATAATATCATTAAGAACAAAATATTAGCAACAACCTCTATATGACCCCATGGAAGGCTTACCCAACATAAAAAGGCGAGCGAGAGAGTCTTAACACGTGAGTTCCGTCGACCGGCGTGTGGTGGCTCGTTCAGCACCGCCGCCGGTCACAACCTCGGTATTTCTTCCTCTTTGCGTGGTTCTAGTTCGGTTTGTGACTGTGACTCAATTTTGAGAGATATGCTTGGATCAAATCAATGAAACCCTAGATCTATTGTAGATTTTTGATAAAAGCTCCGGATCTGATGATTCACGGTGTGGTCTAGCCACAAGTCTTTTGTTTAGAAATCTGTGCTTGGATTTGGTGAATTTTGTTGTGTTGCATATCTCTGGATTTCTTGTGTGGCTCTCTCCTTTTCAGTCTTAATCTAAGTGGGTGGAGTTTGTCGTGGATTCCTCTGATCCATCTTTATGCCGTTCGTGGCCTGTGCTCTTGGTGCTCCGGATTAGGTGGGCTTGGCTCCTAGTTGTTGGTTCAGATCTTGTGGAGATTTGATTTTGGTGTGGCTTCATTACTTGGTGTTTCTCAGTCGTGTACGACTCATCTGTTTCCGGAGGTTGATTGAATCTGAAGGTTCTCCCTTACCGGTTTGTGAAGCTTGTGTTACTTGGTTCTTGAGGTGTATCCTCGTTGTACTAGGAGGGAGTGGTTTTACGGTGGTTTGGCCAGGGGCATTCCCGTTTAACAACTTTCATAGACTCTCTATCATTTAGATTTCTATGATTTGTTGACCGTGCTATCAGTGGTCCATGAGTCTTGTTACTCAGCTTAAAATGTTGGTCTGTAAGTGCCCTGGTTTGTTATTGTTTGGGCTTCGGTTGCCCTTCATGTGTTCTAGTTTCCGGAGACATTGTGTTGTCTGTCGGATTAGCTAACCACGGCATATCTTCGTCCGTTGGTCATGTATGTTTCATCGTTTGATAATATAATCAGTTGAGGAAAAAAAAAAAAAAAAGGCTTACCCAACATAAGAAAAACAAAAAAACAACGGCCATCAGTTACTAAATTAGCTGCAACATATATATATATATATCTGTGTGTGTTGTGGAGACGTTGCACAGTAAAATATGCAGCGTCTGATTACACGTAAACAGTGTCGGTCCAACATTTTTGGATGTTCTAAGCCAAATTGTTTTATTAGGTTTTGACATTACATATTTTTGAGTTTTTTTTTGTTTTAAAGTACAAAGATACTGTCGAAAAAATGCAAAGAATTATTTATGAAAACGAAAAATAAATTAAAGACAACCCAGCTCAGCTAATCAAGTAGATTTGTTTATATATATATAATATAAAAAACATGTCTTTATTTTTTATATAATATAAATCAAACTATAATTTTATAAATTAATTAAATTTCATTAATAACGGAGCGGAAGTAGCTGAGGTAACCGATAAGACGAAAATAACATTGAATTCTGAGAATGTCCGTTAACTAAGCCTTCTTAAAATCTGTTGAATTCTTAAAGAATGCCCAGAAGCTAACGTTTCAAGAGTGGATTTAAAACCAAAACTCTAAATTTATATTAATATCAAATCAAAGGTAATTTGTAAATAAAACATAACCTCCATATATATAGACTCACACACGAGCTATATCAACTAGGAGTTGGAAAACAACTAAACCGACTTTAATAAAAGACATTAAGTAAAAAGGAAAACCTTAACACCAAAACCAATGGGTACGGAAGATTTGTCCACGAATCCTGACATTGTAGCATCATCCGGTTCAAACTTAAACAAATGCTTCACATTGAAAACGTTTGCAGTATGGACGTGAGGAGGAAGAGAAAGGCGATAAGCATTCGCATTGATCTTCTCGACTATCTCGACAGGACCTATCTTGCGGGGCTTGAGTTTGTTGTACTGACCGGTTGCAAAACATTCCTTCGTTAAGACGACCCAGACATGATCCTCGACGCTAAAATGAACTTCCCGACGATGTACATCAGCCGCGGCTTTTTATTGGGTGGCAGAGGCGACCAAGTTGCCGTGAGCGCGATCTTGCACCATTGAAAGCTCGGCCAGCATCTCTACTGCACGTCCATGGAACTCCGATGGATTAGGAAGAGACGTCAATGCTAGCGGACCACGCGGAACATAACCATAGACAACCTTGAAGGGACTAAACCCGAGACTCCGATTATGGGCGTGGTTATGTGCAAACTCAGCTTGACACAAACAAGAATCCCAAGAACGAATGTTCTTGCCCACCAAACATCGAAGCATATTGCCCAATGAACGATTTACCACCTCTGTCTGACCGTGAGACTGCGGATGGTACGCGGAACTCATGTTTAAAATTTTCTTGAGAGGTTTCCACAGAGATCTCCAAAAGTGGTTGAGAAAGTGAGAGTCACGATCAGACACAATCGTCATTGGTAACCCATGAAGACGATAGACCTCGCGACAGAATAAAAGAGCCACCTGAACAGCATCAGTCATTTTTTTACACAGAATGAAAAGTACCATCTTTGAGAAACGATCCACAACGACGAAGATAGAATCATTGCCCCGCTGTGTTTGAGGCAACCCCAACACGAAGTCCATACTCAAGTCGGTCCATGGTTGTGTCGGGATCGGTAAAGGCATGTAAAGCCCTGCATTCGACGCCTGACCTTTTCCCTGTTGACACACCATGCACCGTGCCACAAACCTTTCGACATCACGGCGAAGAGTAGGCCAGAAGTAAGACTCGGCGACCAACTTTAAAGTTCTGTCCCGACCGACGTGTCCCTCGTTGTGGAGCTCGGTAATGATTTGTAATCTGAAACTACCAGACGGAACACATAACCGATTGTGGAGAAAAATAAAATTATCCACGAGCGAGTACTCATTGACAACTCCTTGCGATAGGTCATTCCATATGGGCGCGAAGAAGGCATCTGACACATATAGATCGGAAAGACACTCAAAGCCCGACACAAAGACTGTAACGTTGCCACAAGGGAGTGACGACGAATCAGAGCATCAGCAACCTTATTCATCTTGCCCGACTGGTGTTTAATGACGAATGTAAACTGTTGAAGATAGGCCGTCCAAGAAGAATGTCTTGCAGAAATCTTGTCTTGCGTCCCTAAATACTTTAAGGCGACATGATCGGTGAACAAAACAAACTCTTTGTGTGCCAGATAATGCCTCCAATGCTTGATAGCTTGCACGATCGTATAAAACTCGATAACATACGTGCTATAACGAACCCTAGCTCCTGCCATCTTTTCACTATAATAGGCAACAGGGCGGCCATGCTGACTTAAGACCGCATCGATACCCAGCTTGCTGGCATCACAATGAAGCTCGAAAGGTACCTCAAAATCTGGAAGGACCAGAATAGGGGTCGTGGTAAGCTTGAGCTTAATGAGCTCAAACGCACGAGAAGCTTCGGGCGTCCACTCAAACATTGTTTGCTTCATACAATCGGTTATTAGAGCCATAATTGCACTGAAATTGTGGACGAACCTTCGGTAAAAAGATGCCAATCCATGGAAGCTTCATATCTCTGTAATCGTCGTTGGCGTGGGCCAAGAAGACACTGCCGCTACCTTCTGTGGATCGACGCGCAGTCTTGAGGCAGAGACGACGTATCCAAGAAACAAGACCTCTGAAACTCCAAACTCACATTTGTGTTGAGCAACGAACTGCTGTTCTCGGCGTAGTACTAGTAAAACCTCGCGGAGGTGAAGGAAGTGATCGTCGAGGGTCGAACTAAAAATAAGAATGTCATCAAAGTAAACCACCACGAATTTACCAATAAACGTCCGAAGAGCCTGATTCATGATGCGCATGAACGTACTCGGAGCGTTTGATAACCCAAAAGGCATTACCAACCACTCGAACAATCCTTCCCTCGTCTTGAAAGCCGACTTACATTCGTCCCCAGGTCGGATACGAATCTGGTGATAGCCACTCTTTAAATCCAATTTAGTGAACACTGAAGCTTTGCCGATTTGATCAAGAAGATCATCGAGGCGAGGAATCGGAAATTTGTATCGGGTTGTGATCTTGTTGATTGCTCTGCTATCGACGCACATCCGCCAAGTTTTGTCTTTCTTTGGAATAAGTAGAGCCGGAACTGCGCAGGGACTTAGACTTTCGCGAACATATCCTTTAAAAAGTAGCTCATCTACCTGTCATCGCAATTCCTCGTGTTCCTCTTGACTCTTGCGGTAATGTGCTCGGTTAGGAAGCACTGAATTAGGTTCCAAATCGATATGGTGCTGTATATCTCTTAGAGGTGGTAATCCTACCGGTAATTCCTATGGGAAAAGGTCCTTGAACTCGTCAAGTATGGGGGTGAATGAAGTAGGAACGGTCTCCTTATGAAATGGTGGCGGATCAGAGTGGCAACCAGAGCATAAAGAGGGCAGTCATCGCGAAGCTCACTTTCGAATTGTGCCTTGGATACAACAAGCTGACTTTCCTTGGATGTCGATTGTTCCTTGTTGATCACATAATCCGGTTCGGGAGCTGGAAGCAATGTGATTTTCCTTCCTTGAAACATAAACGAGTGTGTGTTATGTTTGCCGTTATGAACCACCTCTCGATCATATTGCCATGGCCTTCCTAGGATGAGATGAGAACATCCATTGAAGCGATGTCACAATAAAGTGTATCCTTGTAGAAAGAACCCACTGAAAACGTTAACAACGTTCGTTGTGAGACAAAGACCTCGGCGCCGGTTTGCATCCAAAGGAGGCGATAGGGATGTGGGTGCGCTTCTGTCGTTAAGGCAAGCTTACACACAGCCTCCTCTGAAACGACATTGGAGGAACAGCCGGAGTCAATAACAAATTTACACACTTTTCCTTTAATTGTGCAGGTAGAGTTGAACAAAGCCGTCCGTTGCCAAGCTTCACTTGTCTGTGGGGCCATGCAATTCCTACGTATCAAAAGCATTGTTCCGGTGTCACCATTGACTTGCTCTTCATCGATATCATCAAAACGTCCTTCTTCTTCATCATAGATAGGATCCCCAATAATGTCTCCTTCGTGTGCCAGCAGTCCATGCTGACCTTTATTAGGACATGCCGTTTGAATGTGTCCTCGCTCCCCGCAAGTAAAACATTGTAGGGCATTAGGTCGAGACGGTCGTGCCACTGCGTTCTGCGCCACAGGTTCAGTAGAACGGGTCGTTGTTCGTGTTCCTGTCGACGTGTCTAATGTATTGTCGGCGCTGATTGTGGTGTTGCGTTGTTTGTTGTTCCCTGTCCATTGATTAGCGCTGAAACGAGATTACTGCTCAACTAGTAGTGCTCGTTGTCGTGCTTCGGATATCGAACATGGATCAAATTGGTGTAACATTGTTTGTAGTTGGGGGCGTAATCCGGCGATGAACCTTGCGACCAATTGATCTTCCGAATCGTGGATGTCTATCTGAGTCATCATCTTATAAAATTCTGTTGAGTAGTCTTCTACGGAACGATTTCCTTGACGAATGTTATGAAATTTTTGAAATAATAGACGTTCAAAGTTATATGGGATGAACGTCTTTCTCATGTGTTTCTTGAGTTTATCCCAAGAGGAAATTTTCTCTTTTCCCCGTCGAGTACGAGAAAGCTTAAGTTGACTCCACCAAGATGCGGCGTGGCTGCAGAATCTAGTAGCCACGAGAGGAACTTGTTTATCATTCGATACGTCTTTGAATTCCAAGAATTTGTCGACTGTGGCAAACCAATCCAGAAGGTCTTCCGGTTTAGATCCACCATTGAACTCGGGGATATCGAGTTTGATGCACGAGGTCCAACGAATTTCATGATCGTTTCTGGGTTGACGAACACGAGCTGGTTGGTGATTACGTTGCTGTTGTTGATTGTCGTTATATCCAAACGGGTTGTCCTCATCAGAGCCCTCCTCGTGTTCTTCGTAAACAAGGTTGTGGTGACGGTTGTTGCGTTGTTGCGGTGCTGCTTGAGCAGCGAGTGCTGCGTTTGCTGTAAAC
It encodes:
- the LOC106313820 gene encoding tropinone reductase-like isoform X2 — translated: MSETGEKSRDISRWSLRGMTALVTGGSKGLGEAVVEELAMLGARVHTCARDETQLQECLLEWQAKGFQVTTSVCDVSSRVQREKLMETVSTLFQGKLNILVNNAGTCITKPTTEFSAEDFSFLMATNLESAFHLSQLAHPFLKASGSGSIVFMSSAAGVVHVNVGSIYGATKGAMNQLARNLACEWASDSIRVNSVCPWFIATPLANKFMDHEELKKEVETKTPMGRVGEANEVSSLVAFLCFPAASYITGQVICVDGGATINGLSFKSLP
- the LOC106313820 gene encoding tropinone reductase-like isoform X1; the protein is MSETGEKSRDISRWSLRGMTALVTGGSKGLGEAVVEELAMLGARVHTCARDETQLQECLLEWQAKGFQVTTSVCDVSSRVQREKLMETVSTLFQGKLNILVNNAGTCITKPTTEFSAEDFSFLMATNLESAFHLSQLAHPFLKASGSGSIVFMSSAAGVVHVNVGSIYGATKGIYLHSNNYCSKANINLRIYICSRVAGAMNQLARNLACEWASDSIRVNSVCPWFIATPLANKFMDHEELKKEVETKTPMGRVGEANEVSSLVAFLCFPAASYITGQVICVDGGATINGLSFKSLP